AAAATATTAGTCCAAATATTACTGAGAAAAAAATAGCAATCCCTATGCCCAAATAAGTATATTCAACCGCATCTTTAAATCTTTTTGCCCCAACTTCAAAACCGATAATAATCGTTAATGCCATACTGATACTGATCGGAATCATGTACACAAGTGCGGCAAAAGTAATCGCGGCCTGATGGGCTGCGATTACAGCAGTACCATATTCCGCCATAAACAAGGCTACTGCTGCAAAAATACTAACCTCACAAAAAATAGCAATCCCAATCGGCAATCCGATTTTTATCTGTTCTTTCCATAACTGTAGATTAGGTTTATAGTGTTTTTGATATTTTAAGTAATCCGTAAATGGTTTTAATTTTAGCAATACCACAATATTCATTATTGCCATAAACCAATAGGTAATAGCCGATCCGACCCCGGCACCAATTCCCCCAAGCTCCGGAAAGCCACATTTACCAAAAATAAATAAGTAATTCATAAGAATATTAAACGGCACTGCCAAGATTGTTATCAGCATCGTAACCCTGGTCTTACCGAGCGAGTCAATAAAATTACGCATTACAATTGCAAAAAAGAGCGGTAAAATACCACAAGAAATTGCCTGTAAAAATCCTTTAGCGGTATGTTCTACTTCATACTCTAAATTCATACTAGCAATAATACTATCAACTACAAAAATTTGCCCAATAATAATCAACACTGTCAAAATTGTGGCAACATATAGCCCTTGAATTACAACATTAATTATTTTTTCTTCCTCTTTGGCACCATATAATTGCGAAATAATCGGCGTTAAGCCGGAAATTATCCCAATACTACCATTTAAAATTGGCATCCATAAGTTAACGCCAATTGCAACGCCGGCTAATGCAATTCCACTAACATTACCCGCCATAACGGTATCAAAAAAGCCTGTAGAAACTAATGATAATTGAGTTATGATAATCGGCAATAATACCACTACCAAGGAGTTTATTTTTTCTTTTATACTGAATGTTTGTCTCATTTTAACCTCACTGCACCATATTAAAAGAAAGGCAGATGCTCTAAACTAGAGCCATCTGCTTCATCTTAT
This genomic window from Negativicutes bacterium contains:
- a CDS encoding MATE family efflux transporter — protein: MRQTFSIKEKINSLVVVLLPIIITQLSLVSTGFFDTVMAGNVSGIALAGVAIGVNLWMPILNGSIGIISGLTPIISQLYGAKEEEKIINVVIQGLYVATILTVLIIIGQIFVVDSIIASMNLEYEVEHTAKGFLQAISCGILPLFFAIVMRNFIDSLGKTRVTMLITILAVPFNILMNYLFIFGKCGFPELGGIGAGVGSAITYWFMAIMNIVVLLKLKPFTDYLKYQKHYKPNLQLWKEQIKIGLPIGIAIFCEVSIFAAVALFMAEYGTAVIAAHQAAITFAALVYMIPISISMALTIIIGFEVGAKRFKDAVEYTYLGIGIAIFFSVIFGLIFYAFNENIALLYTKEIAVFNLIKTFLIYAIFFQLSDAINAPIQGALRGYKDVNITLIMAIISYWIVGLPVGYILAKVCNFGPYGYWLGLIGGLAVSAVALSFRLKLIQKQKAGW